The sequence below is a genomic window from Armatimonadota bacterium.
ACGCTCCGGCCATTCCCCCGCAGGCAGGCCAGCCCCCCGCCGTGCGCCGAAACTCTTCCCGGGGCCGGTCTTTCGTCGGGCCGGACCGGAGGTCCGCCGTGACCGCGGCGCCTGCCGACTCCGCCGGGCAGTTTGCCCTGATCCTGCACACCCACCTGCCCTTCGTCCTGGGGCACGGGCGGTGGCCCCACGGCAGCGACTGGCTGCACGAGGTGGTGGCGGGAAGCTATCTCCCCCTGCTGCAGGCGCTGGCGGAGGCGGATGCCGCCGGGGTCCGCGTGCGAATCACGGCGGACGTCTCGCCCGTGCTGGCCGAGCAGATGGCGTCCGCGGCATTCCGGCGCGAGTTCGAGGAGTTCATCCGCACCCGGCTGCACTGGGCTCAGGACAACGTCCGCCATTTCGACGCCTCAGGCGACGCCCGGCTCGCCGCCCTGGCCCGGCGCTGGGAACAGTGGTACCGGGAGCGGCTGCGGCAGTTCGAGGACGCCGGCGGCGACGTGGTGGGGCTGTTCCGGCGCCTCGCCGACCGGGAGGTGGCCGAGCTGATGACCTGCGCGGCCACCCACGGCTACCTGCCCCTGCTGGGACGGGACGAGTCGGTGGCCCTGCAGCTGGGCGTGGCCGTCTCGACCCACGCGCGCCACTTCCGCAGGCATCCGGAGGGCGTCTGGCTGCCCGAATGCGCCTACCGGCCCCGCTACGAGTGGACGCCGCCGGTGGGGCCGCAGCGGGGCCGGGTGCGCATGCAGCGGCGCGGGCTGGAGGAGTTCCTGGCCGAGTTCGGCCTGCACCACTTCGTCACCGACATCCACCTGATCCGGGGCGGCAGCTCCCTGTCCCCCTACCGGGACTACTATCCGGCCCTGCAGGCGCTTCCCGCCGCCGTCCCTTCCCTGTCCCGCCCGGACCGGTCGCCGTACCGGGCGTACCGGGTGGCGTCCCGCGGGGGGCGCGGGGAGGCGGCCGCCCTGGTCCGGGATCCGGACACCTCTCTGCAGGTGTGGAGCCGCGACCGCGGCTATCCGGGGGACGGGTGGTACCTGGAGTTCCACAAAAAGCACCCCGGGGGCCTGCGGTACTGGCGGGTCACGGGGGCCGGCGTCGGACTGGAGTCCAAGGAGGTCTACGAGCCCGACCGGGCCGCCCAGCGGGTCGCCGAGCACGCCGACCACTTCGTGGGTCTGCTGAGGACGGTCCTGGATGCGGCGCGGCAGATCGAGGGTGACGCGGCGGTGGTGGCCAGTCCGTTTGACACCGAGCTGTTTGGACACTGGTGGTTCGAAGGCCCCGCCTGGGTGGAGGCGGTCTTCCGGCGCCTGGGCCCCTCCGGCGTGGTGCCGGTGCGGGCCGACGAGTACCTGCGCGCGCATCCGCCAGAGCAGGTCGTCTCCCTGCTGGAAGGATCGTGGGGGGAGGGAGGAGATCACCGGGTGTGGCTCAACCAGAACACCGCGTGGGTGTGGGAACGGGTGTATGCCGCCGAGGAGACGTTCTGGACCCTGGCCCGCCGGGTGCCCCCCGGCGCGTCCACCGCCCGGCGGGTCCTGGCCCAGCTGGCGCGGGAGCTGCTGCTGCTGCAGGCCTCCGACTGGCCGTTTTTGATCACGACCTGGGCGGCGCGGGACTACGCCGAGGCCCGGGTCGCCGACCACGCCGCCGCCTTCTCCCGCCTGAGCGGTACCCTGCAGACCCTGCTGGGCGGGGCGGAGCTGTCGAGGCGCGATGAGGAGTTCCTGACGGCCCGGGAAACTCTCAACGCCCTGTTCCCGGACGTCCTAGAGCAGGTGGACCGGGCGTGCGCCACGGCGGCGTAGCCGGAGGGTGGAGGGGATGGCGCGACCCCGGATCCTGGCCTTCATCCTCGCCGGCGGGCGGGGGGAGAGGCTGTACCCGCTGACCCGGGAGCGGGGCAAACCGGCGGTGCCCTTCGGCGGCAAATACCGGATCGTGGACTTCGTCCTCTCCAATTTCGTCAACTCGGGGATCTACAGCCTGTACGTGCTGGTCCAGTACAAGGCCCAGTCCCTCATCGAGCACCTGCGGATCGCCTGGCGGCTGGGCGGGATGCCGGACCACTTCGTGATGGTCGTCCCGCCCCAGATGCGCTGGGGCGAGACCTGGTACCAGGGGACCGCCGACGCAGTTTACCAGAACCTCAACCTGCTGCTGGACTTCGCGCCCGACCTGGTGGCGGTGTTCGGCGCCGACCACATCTACCGGATGGACGTGGGCCAGATGGTGGCCTTCCACCGGGAGAGGGAAGCCGACCTCACGGTGGCGGCCCTGCCGGTGCCCGTGGAGCGCAGTCGGGAGTTCGGCATCATCACCGCCTCCGCCGACGGCCGCGTCACCGGCTTCGTGGAAAAGCCGGCCGCCCCCACCCCCCTGCCCGGGGATCCCACCCGCGCCCTGGCCTCCATGGGCAACTACCTGTTCACCGCCAGCGTGCTGGTGGATGCGCTGGTGGAAGATGCCCGGCGCAGCACCGACCACGACTTCGGCCGCACCATCCTCCCGGAACTGGTCGCCCACGCCCGGGTCGTCGCCTACAACTTCCTGGAGAACACCATTCCGGGCATGCAACCCTATGAGGAAGCAGGGTACTGGCGCGACGTGGGCACCCTGGAGGCGTACTGGGAGGCGCACATGGACCTGCTGGGCCGGTCTCCCCGGCTGGATCTGGCCAATCCCCACTGGCCGATCCACACCGCCCCCTTTTTGGGCCCCTCGGCCCGCATCCTGGAGGGGACTGTCGAGGACAGCCTCCTGGGGGAGGGGTGCTGCGTGGACGGGGCGACCGTGCGCCGCTCGGTCCTGGGGCGGGGAGTGCGCGTCCTGCCCGGCGCGGTGGTGGAGGAGTCGGTGGTCATGGACCACACCGTGGTGGGGGCGGGAGCGCGGCTGCGGCGGGTCGTCGCCGACCGGTTCAACGAGATCCCGCCCGGGGCCGTTCTCGCCCGGGAGGACGGCGGCCTGAGTGTCCTGCCCCGGGGCCGCACCCGGGCGCCGGTATGACCGTCCCCTGGCTCGTCGTGCACGGCCACTTCTACCAGCCCCCCCGGGAGAACCCGTGGCTGGAGGAGGTCCCGGTGCAGGATGCGGCCGCGCCGTACCACGACTGGAACGAGCGGGTGACCGCCGAGTGCTATGCCCGCAACGCCGCCGCCCGGATCCTGGACGGCCGCAACCGCATCGTCCGCATCGTCAACACCTACGCCCGCATCAGCTTCAACGTCGGCCCCACCCTCCTGCTGTGGCTGGCGCGGCACGCTCCGGAGGTCTACGGGGCCATCCTGGAGGCCGACAGGATCAGCCGGCAGCAGCACTTTGGCCACGGCAACGCGCTGGCCCAGCCCTACGTCCACCTCATCCTCCCCCTGGCGTCGGACCGGGACAGGCGCACCGCAATCCGTTGGGGCCTGGCGGACTTCGAGCGCCGGTTCCGGCGCCGGCCCGAGGGCCTGTGGCTGCCGGAGACGGCCGTGGACCTCCCCACCCTGGAGGCGCTGGCCGAGCACCGCATCGCCTTTACCCTCCTGGCCCCTCACCAGGCCTGGAGAGTCCGCTCCGGCCCCGACAGCCCGTGGCGGTATCTGGAGGACGGAGAGGTGGACTGGACGGTGCCCTACCGGTGCCGGCTTCCGGGGGGCCGGTCCCTCGTGATCTTCTTCTACGACCCGGGCACCTCCCGGGCGGTGGCGTTTGAGGGACTGCTCCACGACGGCGAGGCCCTCCTGCGGCGCTTGGCCGCGCCCCTGCATCCCGCCGACGGACGGCGCCTGCGGGTGGTGGCCACCGACGGCGAGACCTACGGCCACCACCACCCCTTCGGGGAGATGGCCCTGGCCTACGCGCTGGAGCGTCTGGCCGCCGGCGGCGAGGCGCGGCTGACCAATCTGGCCGCCTACCTGGCCGCGCACCCGCCCGCCCAGGAGGTGGAGATCCGGGAGGGGACGTCGTGGAGCTGTCCCCACGGCCTGGAGCGGTGGAGGTCAGACTGCGGGTGCCGGGCCCGCCCGGACACTCACCAGCGGTGGCGCGGTCCGCTGCGGGAGGCGGTGGCCTGGCTGGCACAGCGGCTGGAGCGCCTGTACGAGGAGC
It includes:
- the glgC gene encoding glucose-1-phosphate adenylyltransferase — protein: MARPRILAFILAGGRGERLYPLTRERGKPAVPFGGKYRIVDFVLSNFVNSGIYSLYVLVQYKAQSLIEHLRIAWRLGGMPDHFVMVVPPQMRWGETWYQGTADAVYQNLNLLLDFAPDLVAVFGADHIYRMDVGQMVAFHREREADLTVAALPVPVERSREFGIITASADGRVTGFVEKPAAPTPLPGDPTRALASMGNYLFTASVLVDALVEDARRSTDHDFGRTILPELVAHARVVAYNFLENTIPGMQPYEEAGYWRDVGTLEAYWEAHMDLLGRSPRLDLANPHWPIHTAPFLGPSARILEGTVEDSLLGEGCCVDGATVRRSVLGRGVRVLPGAVVEESVVMDHTVVGAGARLRRVVADRFNEIPPGAVLAREDGGLSVLPRGRTRAPV
- a CDS encoding DUF1957 domain-containing protein is translated as MTAAPADSAGQFALILHTHLPFVLGHGRWPHGSDWLHEVVAGSYLPLLQALAEADAAGVRVRITADVSPVLAEQMASAAFRREFEEFIRTRLHWAQDNVRHFDASGDARLAALARRWEQWYRERLRQFEDAGGDVVGLFRRLADREVAELMTCAATHGYLPLLGRDESVALQLGVAVSTHARHFRRHPEGVWLPECAYRPRYEWTPPVGPQRGRVRMQRRGLEEFLAEFGLHHFVTDIHLIRGGSSLSPYRDYYPALQALPAAVPSLSRPDRSPYRAYRVASRGGRGEAAALVRDPDTSLQVWSRDRGYPGDGWYLEFHKKHPGGLRYWRVTGAGVGLESKEVYEPDRAAQRVAEHADHFVGLLRTVLDAARQIEGDAAVVASPFDTELFGHWWFEGPAWVEAVFRRLGPSGVVPVRADEYLRAHPPEQVVSLLEGSWGEGGDHRVWLNQNTAWVWERVYAAEETFWTLARRVPPGASTARRVLAQLARELLLLQASDWPFLITTWAARDYAEARVADHAAAFSRLSGTLQTLLGGAELSRRDEEFLTARETLNALFPDVLEQVDRACATAA